In one window of Miscanthus floridulus cultivar M001 chromosome 12, ASM1932011v1, whole genome shotgun sequence DNA:
- the LOC136495285 gene encoding chromatin modification-related protein eaf-1-like, giving the protein MQQPPQGFLVAAGMPPSQGSGCLVSAEAARTRAAEQMAFEDAWKALNPDFRTPFASVEDAVSRLLPYHVFADCEEDDDVVEPINGGSSSISTTTEKSSAQIWDDDMGAQVEGFLEHFEKQVLTFNVMTQQHAAGFNRTEEQLILEKAVVEDELLQLERVRAAVTQRQQQEQQEAARTRLALAQAQAQAAGGGWQAAQPAASWQAFVAAGLGEGAGSRGQALAPAVVMQQQQHNQQQEMMMTAGAWQALAAAVSRGEGGSNEQALIHAVMVQHMQRQRQQEEMMVAASRGEGASCGQVLPPAMVTQLMQQHNQNQQRQQEEMMTAAFRGEVASGEQQALASAVMMRQLHVLQQQQHQQEVMAAGGWQLGLGGRQTHVAPRGDGSSSSQAALPPAMLQLQQPGSGQGQASIAGGGMALPWHGIAEGREQ; this is encoded by the exons ATGCAGCAGCCGCCGCAGGGCTTCCTCGTCGCTGCTGGAATGCCTCCGTCGCAGGGATCCGGGTGTCTCGTCTCGGCGGAGGCGGCGCGCACGCGCGCGGCGGAACAGATGGCATTTGAGGACGCATGGAAGGCCCTCAACCCGGACTTCAGGACGCCCTTCGCCTCCGTCGAGGACGCCGTCAGCAG GCTGCTGCCCTACCACGTGTTCGCAGACTGTGAAGAGGACGATGACGTTGTTGAGCCCATCaatggcggcagcagcagcatctCCACCACAACAGAGAAGTCAAGCGCCCAGATTTGGGATGATGACATGGGAGCCCAGGTGGAAGGTTTTCTCGAGCACTTCGAGAAGCAGGTGCTGACCTTCAACGTCATGACTCAGCAACACGCGGCAGGCTTCAACCGCACCGAGGAACAGCTCATTCTGGAGAAGGCTGTGGTCGAAGACGAGCTGCTGCAGTTGGAGCGCGTGCGCGCGGCCGTtacgcagcgccagcagcaggagcagcaggagGCCGCGCGCACGCGCCTTGCGCTCGCGCAGGCGCAGGCACAGGCCGCGGGTGGAGGGTGGCAGGCGGCGCAGCCCGCTGCATCGTGGCAGGCGTTCGTGGCTGCGGGACTCGGCGAAGGTGCCGGCTCCCGCGGGCAGGCCCTGGCACCGGCCGTGgtgatgcagcagcagcagcataatCAACAGCAGGAGATGATGATGACCGCGGGCGCCTGGCAGGCGCTCGCCGCGGCTGTGTCGCGCGGCGAGGGGGGTTCCAATGAGCAGGCTCTGATACACGCCGTGATGGTGCAGCACATGCAGCGGCAGAGGCAGCAGGAGGAGATGATGGTAGCGGCGTCACGCGGCGAGGGTGCATCCTGCGGGCAGGTGCTGCCACCGGCCATGGTAACACAGCTGATGCAGCAACATAACCAGAACCAGCAGCGGCAGCAGGAGGAGATGATGACGGCGGCGTTTCGCGGCGAAGTGGCCTCCGGCGAGCAGCAGGCGCTGGCGTCGGCCGTGATGATGCGGCAGCTGCATGTGCTGCAGCAACAGCAGCACCAGCAGGAGGTGATGGCGGCCGGCGGGTGGCAACTTGGCCTGGGCGGGCGGCAGACACACGTAGCGCCTCGCGGTGATGGCAGCTCGAGCTCTCAGGCGGCGTTGCCTCCTGCCATGCTGCAGCTGCAGCAGCCAGGCTCAGGACAGGGGCAGGCCAGCATCGCTGGGGGTGGGATGGCGCTGCCGTGGCATGGGATAGCCGAGGGAAGGGAGCAGTAG